The Candidatus Kuenenbacteria bacterium HGW-Kuenenbacteria-1 genome contains the following window.
CCCTTTTTAATCATCGCATCATATAATTTATCAGCTTCTTTTTCCGCGCCAACTAAAGCAATTAAATAAACTTGAAATGGTGCAACTGCTTCTGGCCAAATTATTCCTTTTTCATCGTGAAATTTTTCCACAATTGTCGCCATTGTTCGTCCAATGCCAATGCCATAACAACCCATATAAAATGGTTTTTCTTTACCATCAACATCCATATAAACCGCGCCTTTCATTAAATTTGTATAATGATAACCCAATTGAAAAATATTTCCTACTTCAATCCCACGTTTTTCAATTAATTTTCCATTTTCATTTAAACTTTCATATCCATTTTTAACCAAAGCAATATCGCCTTCAATGTCTGGCTGATAATCGCGATCAATATTAATATTCATTAAATCTTTATTTTTTTTATTGCTTCCGCCATAAGCATTAGTAATTGTTCGCAAAGAATTATCAGCAATAATAATTAATTTTACATTTTTTTCTAATAAATCTTTTATTTTAACCGGCGAAATAAAACCAGGTTCTGAATATAATTTTTCTCTAATTTCCTCGTCTGTAGCATGACGCAAAGTTACAATTTTTAAAATTTTTTTTAATTTAATTTCATTCACATCAAAATCACCTCTAATAATAGCTAAAATAAATTGGCCATTTTCATCCACAAAAACCACATCTTTGATTTGTTGCCAAAGCGGTAAATTATGGAATTTAACACCATGTTCCATTGTTAAACCTCGTTCAGCTCTAACTTCTATGAGCGCTAATAATTTTTCATTGCTATTCTTATCTTCTTTTTTAAAAAGAGCAGTGTCTTCTTGGCTAACATAATTTTTATTTTCAGAAATAAAATATTTATCCTCGCCAATTTCTGATTCAACAACAAATTCATGACAATATTCTCCACCAATATAACCATTATCAGATTCTACAATTTCAGTTTTTAATCCCAAATGTTCAAAAATTCTAAAATAAACTTTTTTCATTTTTTCATATTCAATCTTAAAATCCTCTTCATCGCGATGAAAAGAATATCCATCTTTCATTATAAATTCACGAACGCGTAATAATCCTCCACGAGCTCGCAATTCATCACGAAATTTTGGAGAAAATTGGTAAAGACGAATTGGCAAATCACGATAACTTAATTTAAATTGACGAATTAAGTCCACAAACATTTCCTCTGCTGTTCCGCCTAACGCAAATTCTGCGCCTCGACGATCTTTTACTTTCATTAATTCAAAACCAGCTGAGCTTGTTCGATTAGTTTCTTCCCATAATTCTAATGGATGTAAAATAGGTGTGATCATTTCTTGATAATCAGTATTATCCATTTCTTCTTTAATAATTTGCATTATTTTTTGTTGAACTAAATGTCCAATTGGTAAAAAATAATAACGACCAGCAACGGATTCAGAAATAAACCCGCCTTGTTTGAGTAATTTTGATGAGATAATTTTATCATCATTAGATACGGTTTTTGAAGTTTTTAAAAAATAACGAGAAAATCTCATAAAATTTTGATTTTAAATAAACTATTTTATTTTATTACTCATTCTAATCCTTTCCCAAACAACCAATGTCGGACAAGCGACAAAAATAGAAGAATAAGTCCCTGCAGTAATTCCAATAATCAAAGCCAAAATAAAATCTCTAACTGAAGCGCCACCAAAAAAGAAAACAGCAAATAATGATAATAAAACAGTTAAAGAAGTATTTATAGAGCGAACAATGGTTTCATTTATGCTAATATTTACTGTGTCTTCAAAATCCTTGCCTTTTGATTTTAAAAGATTTTCTCTTAAACGATCAAAAATAATAATTGTATCATGGTTTGAATATCCTAAAATAGTTAATAGCGCAATAATAAAAGTAGCTCCTATTTCAATCCCTAAAAAATGTCCCATTAATGAAAAAGCACCCAAAGTAATAATAATATCATGAACCAAAACAATAATGGCAATTAAACCATATTTCCACGAACTAATTGGTTTGGAAATTTTTCTAAACGCCCAAGCAATATAAATAATAATAATAATAAGCGCTATTATTGTGGCATGTATCGCTTTTTCTTTTGTTTCTTTACCAATTGTCGGTCCAATTGATTCAAATTTTTTTTCTTCAATTTTATTTTCTGGCGAAATTTCTTGCAACTTTGTAATTATTTGTTGATGCATTTCCTCCTCAATGCTTTTTGTTTTAATAATTACACCTTTTGTGTTTGTTAGTTGAACACTTGCCTCTCCAAGATTTAAAGTATTAATTTTTTCTTTAATTTGTTCTACGGTCGGTCTACTATTTTTAAATTCTATTTCCATTAAAGTTCCACCAGTAAAATCAATATTAGGCTTTAATTGCCAAAAAATTAAACTAGCAATACTAATAATTACCAACGCGCTTGAAATGAAAAAATAAATTTTTTGATGTTTTATTATATTCATAAAAATAAATTTTTAGTTTATAGCTATTACACGGGTTCAACCTGTGTATTTTTTTAAAAAAAACGTCATCGCGCACTGAGTGTCAAGAGTTGAACTTCCGACATTAGCACATTGGATAATAATAAATAAAATTTAAAATTATTTTAGTTTGTCAAATGTTTCTATGTTTTTATTTTTTGCGGTTTTAATTTTATTAGGGTTGTTAATTTTAATAATGTTCTTGTGATTGTAATAGCTGAAAACATACTCACTAAAACACCGATGCTTAAAGTAATTCCAAACCCTCGAATCATACTTGTTCCAAACCAAAAAAGAATAAAACAAGTAATTAATGTTGAAACATTGCTATCGCGAATTGAAAGCCAGGCGCGTTTAAATCCTTCTTCAATTGCTAAATCGCGCGGTTTGCCCGCTTTTAATTCTTCTCTGATTCTTGAAAAAATTAAAATATTGGCATCCACCGCCATTCCAATAGATAAAATAAAACCAGCAATGCCAGCTAAAGTTAAAGTAACTGGAATTAATTTAAATATCGCTAAAACAATTATCGTATAAATTCCTAATGCTAAAACGGCCAAAAATCCTTTGGAACGATAAAATAAAATCATATACAAAGCAACTAAAATTAATCCAATTTTTCCGGCTTTGCAACTTTCATCAATAGAAATTTTTCCCAAACTAGGACCAATAGTTTGTTGACTAATTAATTTAATGGGTACAGGCAAAGCGCCTGCATTGAGACGTTTAATTAATTCTTGCGCTTCTGGTAAGGAAAAATTTCCTGAAATTATTGCTTGTCCTGAAGTAATTGCTTCATTAACAACCGGCGTACTAATAGGCACTCCATCTAAAAATATTGCCACTGGTTTTTTAATATTTCTTTTTGTAATTTCTCCAAATAATTTTTTCCCTTCATTATTAAATTCTATGCCCACCTGAGGTTCATTAGTATTATTGTTAAATTCTAAATATGATTTTTTTAATTGTTTTCCAGTCAAGCCTGTATATTTCCAAGGATCTTTATAAGGAATATAATCTCTTTCTGATTTAGTTTTAATTAAAATATGACTAGTTTTTATTTCTTGAATTTTTTCTTTATTTTTTATTGTTTCTCTTTCGTCAGTCTTTTTGATAATATGATAACCAAAATCTGTTTTTACTAATTTTTGGGTTATCTCATCTTTTTTTAAAGCAAAAACTGCTTCTTCAAATTCAGGCACCATCATCCCTTTACTAAACCATCCCAAGTCCCCTCCCTTTTCTTTGCTTGGACAATCAGAAAATTCTTTCGCTAAATTTGAAAAATCCTCATGCTTTAAAACTTTTTGCAAAACATCTTCAGCTTTTTTTTGAGCAATCGCATTATATACTTCTATTTCTTTTTTTTGCTCTTCAGTTAATACAGGCGCTGGTGTATTGTCTTGTTCTTTAAATTCTAAAATAGGAGTTTGACCAATCATTCCAATTGCCTGATTTACATCTTTAATTCCCGGCAATTCAACAATGATTCTTTTATTTTCTTTTACTTTGGTCACCTGAACAATTGGTTCGGAAATTCCAAACACATTAATTCTTTTTTCAATTACATCACGAGCCGCCAAAACCGCTGCTTCTCGTTCTTGTAAAGGAATTTTCGAAACATCAGTTTCATAAACTAAATGAGCCCCGCCTTGTAAATCTAAGCCAAGGTGATATTTTAATTCTTTAAAATATTTTCCAATTTTAATATCTGGTCCTCCTGGCCAAACAACAACCCCAGCTAAACCAGTTAGAATTAAAATACCGCAAAATGTTAACCAAGTTTTTTTTCGTATAGACACAAAAAAAGAAATTTTGATTTATAAATTTTAAATTATAAATCAAAAGTAAAAAGTAAAAAGTAAAAAGTAAAAAGTAAAAATATTATAAACTAATTTCC
Protein-coding sequences here:
- the secD gene encoding protein translocase subunit SecD — encoded protein: MKISFFVSIRKKTWLTFCGILILTGLAGVVVWPGGPDIKIGKYFKELKYHLGLDLQGGAHLVYETDVSKIPLQEREAAVLAARDVIEKRINVFGISEPIVQVTKVKENKRIIVELPGIKDVNQAIGMIGQTPILEFKEQDNTPAPVLTEEQKKEIEVYNAIAQKKAEDVLQKVLKHEDFSNLAKEFSDCPSKEKGGDLGWFSKGMMVPEFEEAVFALKKDEITQKLVKTDFGYHIIKKTDERETIKNKEKIQEIKTSHILIKTKSERDYIPYKDPWKYTGLTGKQLKKSYLEFNNNTNEPQVGIEFNNEGKKLFGEITKRNIKKPVAIFLDGVPISTPVVNEAITSGQAIISGNFSLPEAQELIKRLNAGALPVPIKLISQQTIGPSLGKISIDESCKAGKIGLILVALYMILFYRSKGFLAVLALGIYTIIVLAIFKLIPVTLTLAGIAGFILSIGMAVDANILIFSRIREELKAGKPRDLAIEEGFKRAWLSIRDSNVSTLITCFILFWFGTSMIRGFGITLSIGVLVSMFSAITITRTLLKLTTLIKLKPQKIKT
- a CDS encoding proline--tRNA ligase encodes the protein MRFSRYFLKTSKTVSNDDKIISSKLLKQGGFISESVAGRYYFLPIGHLVQQKIMQIIKEEMDNTDYQEMITPILHPLELWEETNRTSSAGFELMKVKDRRGAEFALGGTAEEMFVDLIRQFKLSYRDLPIRLYQFSPKFRDELRARGGLLRVREFIMKDGYSFHRDEEDFKIEYEKMKKVYFRIFEHLGLKTEIVESDNGYIGGEYCHEFVVESEIGEDKYFISENKNYVSQEDTALFKKEDKNSNEKLLALIEVRAERGLTMEHGVKFHNLPLWQQIKDVVFVDENGQFILAIIRGDFDVNEIKLKKILKIVTLRHATDEEIREKLYSEPGFISPVKIKDLLEKNVKLIIIADNSLRTITNAYGGSNKKNKDLMNINIDRDYQPDIEGDIALVKNGYESLNENGKLIEKRGIEVGNIFQLGYHYTNLMKGAVYMDVDGKEKPFYMGCYGIGIGRTMATIVEKFHDEKGIIWPEAVAPFQVYLIALVGAEKEADKLYDAMIKKGIEVLYDDRENMRAGEKFADADLIGIPLRIVISEKTLKENCVELKRRGQEKFELIKIKDLLKTVFNNFNKGI
- the secF gene encoding protein translocase subunit SecF, which codes for MNIIKHQKIYFFISSALVIISIASLIFWQLKPNIDFTGGTLMEIEFKNSRPTVEQIKEKINTLNLGEASVQLTNTKGVIIKTKSIEEEMHQQIITKLQEISPENKIEEKKFESIGPTIGKETKEKAIHATIIALIIIIIYIAWAFRKISKPISSWKYGLIAIIVLVHDIIITLGAFSLMGHFLGIEIGATFIIALLTILGYSNHDTIIIFDRLRENLLKSKGKDFEDTVNISINETIVRSINTSLTVLLSLFAVFFFGGASVRDFILALIIGITAGTYSSIFVACPTLVVWERIRMSNKIK